The Clarias gariepinus isolate MV-2021 ecotype Netherlands chromosome 12, CGAR_prim_01v2, whole genome shotgun sequence region gacaggtccggagggcggAGGGAGTctagatcactggcagctcaggaacgacatgtgtagcttgaaagagagagggaaggagagagagggggagagagggaaaagagagatggggagagagaacaggagaggagagagcaaaagaggagtgataacagttaggtatggttgcATGTCTATCCAGCATCTATCTAGTTaggtaatctgcatgtccttagactgtgggaggaaaccggagctcccgaaggaaacccaacaaacaTGAAGAGAGCATACAAAGTCCATgaacacagaccccaaggcgggaattgaacctccAACCCTGGTGGTCCTGAACACTAAGTGACCATGCCACATTCAGACTGCAAATTATAGGGTTTAAAATTATTTCCCCACAAATTCGCAtatcatttttttcctgttaaatTGTTTGATTAGTGTTGTGTTGTGCCTTTATTAGTTGCACCAACCTACAGTAATTACACACAGTTTAAATAGTTCCACATCATATTAAATGACAATCAGACAACTAAATTCCACTCTGTCACCCAGTGAGATTGCAGCAAATATTGCATGATGATGAGGCTGACTTTAACAAACATTACAGTACTGGAGCACTATGTGACTCCACCTGTACCTGTTGGTTGGATAAAGGTTAATGTCCAgccaaaaaaaaccctgatcGCAAATCATGCATATTGTAgtagtttgttttattacacACTTCAAAGGAAAATAGATGCAATGTATTTATCATTTGTATTTGTGCATTTTCTTTGTAGGTTATTGGTTTGCTAGATGTTTTCTCTCCTGCAGCGTCACTAGAAGAATTTAATGAggtgtaagtacagtatatacctggACCATATATCTGGATTCAGAGAAATTTTTGATggctattaaaataaattcacctGTAGGATGATTAATTAACAgcgctgtgcaaaagtcttgcccCACCCTTCACTTCTCAGATTTTTGAATCTGaaaaccagtaagaaacatgATCAggatactggtgatgctgaatgctgagcggttggaacaaacaagaggggaaaagaggttgctgctaaagtttttacatacattttttcattGTATCTTTATGcaatttgcagcctgtcacaataaaacatttgtttctatttctttaaataaatttccatcatttcattcaacttaatttaatatgaagatatAAGGAttgactcaagacttttgctcAGCACTGTCAATAATAAagactatatactgtaatacgTTTTGCAAATGAAAATATATCTGCATTGAATAACCTTTTTAACACATGTTCAGACTTACTTAACATCAGATATAATATTTTGTTAACAATCGTCCTGTTGATCTTCATGTACTCAGTCACCTCTCAATTTTTTTCAGGTATCTTGTTACTAATCTAATGGGAGCAGATCTCAATAACATAGTCAAATTTCAACGCCTTTCAGACGAGCATGTGCAGTTCCTCATTTATCAGTTACTTCGTGGCCTTAAGGTATTTCAGGGGTTGTAATGcaattgaaataattttttatttatttttttttttttatagctccAAAATGCTTTATGGTGTCTCTTGGCATTTTGTCAGTTTTCCTtcttctctcactctctatGATTTgatttctctcttcctctcgaCCCATAAAAAAGTACATCCATTCAGCTGGACTAATACACAGAGTGAGTTTTCCCCTCTTTCTTTGCTTATTCTCTATTCTATCTAAATAATCTGAATTGGTCGTTTAATCGCCACTTATGTAATGCAGTAATGCACTATGTGATTGAGTACAAATTCTGACCAATTTTGTCTAATGTTAAGTAATAATCAATGAAGAAGTCTGTGCAGAATATATAAAGGAAGATCTATCATGTACTGTTTATGAtgtaaattgtgtgtgtaattttagcATGTATTGTGTGACTTGAATCAAATATGTATTCTATAGGATCTAAAACCAAGCAATGTAGCTGTGAATGAAGACTGTGAACTCAGGGTGAGTTCCCTATACTGCACGCTTTTAATCAGTtaaaatatgatataaataagatttaatttaacagTGTAAAATTTTGCAGTATAAAATAATCTGAATGTGAAGTGATTGCATTCGATTGTGTCGCCAGATCCTGGATTTCGGATTGGCCAGGCAGACAGATGATGAGATGACCGGGTATGTGGCAACACGCTGGTATAGAGCGCCTGAAATTATGCTCAACTGGATGCATTATAATCAGACAGGTGAGAAGAGCTTAATAAGGAACTCAGTACCAATTTAAAGTCTTATTTTATCTACTTGTTAATAattgttaataattatttattatactatGCAGAAGTCCTGGAGGcatgttggcttagtggttagcactgtcccctcCCAacaccagggtctgggtttgattcccggccaagTTCAAGtcccgtctttgtgtgcatggagtttgcattttcttccaatgcttgctgggtttcctctgggggCTCCGGCTCCTAAGTCTTctagaataggctccaggccccccgtgaccttGTAAATAGACGAGATTGTCTGTGaaaagtattgatttttttttttttttacaaatattttgtcgtgttaaatttaatttaattcatgcagattaaatataaaataaacgggtacaaatgttttactgcgacaggctacaaagtgcctaaagatacaattaaaaaattgggtgtttatgtaacagcctcagcagcgacctcatttcccctctcgtaagttccaaccactcagcattcagcatcaccagtatactattTATTAGCCTattcatctgtcatcatctgcaactGGTTCTTATTGGtttaagttagattttttttttttatgtttaaatgactCATAGGTTCCTAGgtcattgtgaaaaaaaatttctctgaaactgctcaggtacaggaactaaacaaaaaaaaaaagacaaaaaggtcCTTCAAGGAAGCCTGGAAGCCTATTCCTCAatactgcattaaaaatacaaaaagtatttagaaatatgaagaaataaggaaTGGCCAAGAGTTTTGCACAGTACCGCATATCAACATGTATtaagaattatttaattttgaaaataGATTGCACAAATTGGGCATTTAGGTTTACTAAGACTTTGAATTATTTACAAGCACAAGTACAGTTAAGCTTCATTATTGTTTTCCCCCAGGTTATGAAAGTGGGTCGAAGTTATAATTTATTGTAATGATTCCGACAGCTTCTGCAACAAACCTGAGGCTACAAATCCATAAATATAAAAGAGCTATATGTATTTTACAAagttttatgttgtttaatgtttaatgaagATGAATGCTGCCGCTGCTTTGTCAATATTCGGATTTTGACTACTTCATTATGTTTactttattaataatgaaatattaaagcTATTTTAATGCCGTTTGGTGTAATGCTAGTAtttgattgtatttttatttgttttatttgaacatTGCAGGGTTAAAAATCCATGCATTCATAATGTCATGTGCAGTTTCAGTGCATATTGtgacaagaagaaaaaatgtgTCATGATGTCAAGTGTGATTCTGATCGATtggtcatttttctttttcagtggaTATCTGGTCTGTTGGATGCATTATGGGCGAGCTTATTAAGGGGAAAGTCTTGTTTCCAGGAAATGACTGTATCCTTTATCTACCCAAGACTAGATGCATGTCTAAGTGTTGCTTTTAAAGAGCTGCTTTCTCTTCCTAGAAAGAGAGGAGGTTGCACTGTACCGGTCTAATTTACATGATGTAATCTGATAGCGTGGCAGAACACAAGCATTAAATATTTAGGTGCAGGAAACAACATTTTGAGCTGATACTGTAGAATAGCTCAGATTCACAGATTTGCAACttataggtttaaaaaaaagtagtatactggtatattaattatataaaaaaaaacagttggtgGATTCTTTGCATAAACTATGTAGGACTTGTTTTTATGCGATGATGATCTTTAATGCTGCTTTATCAGATATAGATCAGCTGAAAAGAATCATGGAGGTGGTTGGTACCCCAACTCCTGACCTTCTCAAGAAGATCTCTTCAGAGCATGTAAGATCTACTGCATGTAGACTCCATAATTGTAATTGGTATCATTTTTCCAGGGCTGATTTGTACGGACCAAAAAAGACCCAGATTCCATGCCTGAGTTGAATTCCGTAGAATAATTGACTCGTATGATTTCTACGTTTAATGGGTCTCGTCCacattctacagtatatgtattccTAGCAAGCCGATAAGCAGCTGACAGTGTGGATGTTTGATGTTTGCTGTTTGACCTTTTATTGTCCAGGCACAGAAATACATCCAGTCCCTTCCCTACATGCCCCAGCAGGATCTGGGGAAGATATTCAGAGGAGCCAATCCACAGGGTGAGACTTGGATGccacttgtactgtatgtgtgctgtggtgtctggcaaaGATCAGATCCTTTGGACGCtatgggttgcagggtggggcctccatggatcagacttgtttgttcagTGCATCCCCTGGGTGCTCATTCGGATCAATGGCGTGGCGTGGGGAATTTTTTGAGGAGGCCAACTAAGACGATCTCTatgctcttttttattttataactgtGTGTCTGTTTTAAGGCGTTACCgtggttagtggttagcactgtcgccttgctccTCCTGGGTTTGGGTTTGATTCTCACCTctggtctatgtgcatggagtttgcatgttctccccatgcttggtgggttgcaTCAGGGTTAATAAGGGATACGCATGAAGTGATATACAGAGCCTCTGGAGGGAGTGTCATGATCTGGGGTTTCTctagttgctcaggtctaggttcagcaacgttatcactcact contains the following coding sequences:
- the mapk11 gene encoding mitogen-activated protein kinase 11 isoform X1, with translation MSARPGFYRQELNKTVWEVPERYQILTPVGSGAYGSVCSAYDVQLRQKVAIKKLSRPFQSLIHSRRTYRELRLLKHMKHENVIGLLDVFSPAASLEEFNEVYLVTNLMGADLNNIVKFQRLSDEHVQFLIYQLLRGLKYIHSAGLIHRDLKPSNVAVNEDCELRILDFGLARQTDDEMTGYVATRWYRAPEIMLNWMHYNQTVDIWSVGCIMGELIKGKVLFPGNDYIDQLKRIMEVVGTPTPDLLKKISSEHAQKYIQSLPYMPQQDLGKIFRGANPQAVDLLKRMLVLDCDRRISATEALSHPYFSQYHDPEDEPEAPLYDQTPESKDRTLEEWKELVFEEVNSFKAPVTQTDSLQAEQ
- the mapk11 gene encoding mitogen-activated protein kinase 11 isoform X3, whose product is MKHENVIGLLDVFSPAASLEEFNEVYLVTNLMGADLNNIVKFQRLSDEHVQFLIYQLLRGLKYIHSAGLIHRDLKPSNVAVNEDCELRILDFGLARQTDDEMTGYVATRWYRAPEIMLNWMHYNQTVDIWSVGCIMGELIKGKVLFPGNDYIDQLKRIMEVVGTPTPDLLKKISSEHAQKYIQSLPYMPQQDLGKIFRGANPQAVDLLKRMLVLDCDRRISATEALSHPYFSQYHDPEDEPEAPLYDQTPESKDRTLEEWKELVFEEVNSFKAPVTQTDSLQAEQ
- the mapk11 gene encoding mitogen-activated protein kinase 11 isoform X2; its protein translation is MSARPGFYRQELNKTVWEVPERYQILTPVGSGAYGSVCSAYDVQLRQKVAIKKLSRPFQSLIHSRRTYRELRLLKHMKHENVIGLLDVFSPAASLEEFNEVYLVTNLMGADLNNIVKFQRLSDEHVQFLIYQLLRGLKDLKPSNVAVNEDCELRILDFGLARQTDDEMTGYVATRWYRAPEIMLNWMHYNQTVDIWSVGCIMGELIKGKVLFPGNDYIDQLKRIMEVVGTPTPDLLKKISSEHAQKYIQSLPYMPQQDLGKIFRGANPQAVDLLKRMLVLDCDRRISATEALSHPYFSQYHDPEDEPEAPLYDQTPESKDRTLEEWKELVFEEVNSFKAPVTQTDSLQAEQ